A portion of the Adhaeribacter radiodurans genome contains these proteins:
- the selD gene encoding selenide, water dikinase SelD, which translates to MQNIKLTQYSHGAGCGCKIAPKVLDTILHTTFQAPEDKNLLVGNSSRDDAAVYALGDGTAIISTTDFFMPIVDDAFDFGKIASANAISDVYAMGGKPLMAIAVLGWSVNTLPAEVAQRVIDGSRAICHEAGIPLAGGHSIDSPEPIFGLAVTGLVNIENLKQNNTATAGCELYLTKPLGVGILTTAQKKGILKPEHASTAPLQMMQLNIIGTELGKLPGVKALTDVTGFGLLGHLSEVCEGSGLQATIQFSEVPRLPQLDDYLAQKSVPGGTTRNWDSYGHKISALTDYQRAILCDPQTSGGLLVAVDPASREEVQAVFQSYGLDLKSFGYLHVPDDSGTVINVE; encoded by the coding sequence ATGCAAAACATCAAATTAACGCAATACAGTCATGGTGCTGGGTGTGGTTGCAAAATTGCACCTAAGGTACTAGATACAATCCTGCATACTACTTTTCAAGCTCCGGAGGATAAGAATCTGCTCGTTGGAAACAGTTCCCGCGACGATGCGGCGGTGTATGCTTTGGGGGATGGTACGGCCATTATTAGTACTACCGATTTTTTTATGCCGATTGTAGACGATGCCTTTGATTTTGGAAAGATTGCTTCAGCCAATGCAATAAGTGATGTTTATGCGATGGGTGGCAAGCCTTTAATGGCAATTGCCGTGCTTGGTTGGTCAGTAAATACCTTACCCGCTGAGGTTGCCCAACGCGTTATTGATGGAAGTCGCGCCATTTGCCACGAAGCGGGCATTCCGTTAGCGGGTGGTCATAGTATTGATAGTCCGGAACCGATTTTTGGTTTGGCAGTAACGGGATTAGTAAACATTGAAAATTTAAAACAAAATAATACCGCTACTGCAGGTTGTGAATTGTATTTAACCAAACCACTTGGGGTAGGAATACTAACCACCGCTCAGAAGAAAGGTATTTTGAAACCCGAACACGCCAGCACTGCCCCACTTCAAATGATGCAGCTAAATATAATTGGAACTGAATTAGGTAAATTACCCGGCGTAAAAGCGTTAACCGATGTAACTGGTTTTGGTTTATTAGGCCACCTTTCGGAAGTTTGTGAAGGCAGCGGCTTACAAGCCACCATTCAATTTTCGGAAGTTCCCCGCTTACCGCAATTGGATGATTACCTGGCGCAAAAATCTGTGCCAGGAGGCACTACGCGAAACTGGGACAGCTACGGTCATAAAATTAGTGCGCTTACCGATTACCAGCGCGCCATTCTCTGCGACCCGCAAACTAGCGGTGGTTTATTAGTGGCTGTTGATCCGGCTAGCCGCGAGGAAGTGCAAGCAGTTTTCCAATCTTACGGCTTAGATTTAAAATCATTCGGCTACTTGCACGTTCCGGATGACTCCGGCACTGTTATCAATGTTGAATAA
- the mnmH gene encoding tRNA 2-selenouridine(34) synthase MnmH gives MIQSLDIDAFLNYATEHNIPVLDVRAPKEFNEGHIPAAQSLPLFTDEERKQVGTTYKQINKDQAVLLGLDLFGPKMSEMVRQAEKLAPGKEVMLHCWRGGMRSAGVAWLLDLAGFKVNLLRDGYKAFRRLVKHTFAQPMPLMVIGGLTGSGKTEILQELQKLGENIIDLEKLAHHRGSAFGGIGQPSQPSVEQFENELGLNLLRFQTANRIWLEDENSVVGRLNLPVSLYNQMQQAPLIKLEIPKMARIQKLAADYRSADKELLQQAIERIKKRLGGLAYKEALTAIDTGDMEKMVEIALVYYDKAYSYQLDLKPADKITTVALPKFDPPANAREILEVVQKLKILK, from the coding sequence TTGATTCAATCCCTCGACATAGATGCTTTTTTAAATTACGCTACTGAGCATAACATACCGGTACTCGATGTACGGGCTCCGAAAGAATTTAACGAAGGCCACATACCTGCCGCCCAGAGTTTGCCTTTATTTACCGACGAGGAAAGAAAACAAGTAGGCACTACTTACAAACAGATTAACAAAGACCAGGCTGTTTTACTTGGGCTAGATTTATTCGGACCGAAAATGTCGGAGATGGTGCGCCAAGCCGAAAAATTAGCTCCTGGTAAAGAAGTAATGCTGCATTGCTGGCGGGGAGGTATGCGTAGTGCCGGAGTAGCCTGGCTTTTAGATTTAGCTGGTTTTAAAGTTAACTTATTACGCGACGGTTATAAAGCTTTCCGCCGATTAGTAAAGCACACTTTTGCTCAACCTATGCCTCTTATGGTAATTGGTGGCCTTACAGGCAGTGGTAAAACCGAGATCCTACAAGAACTTCAAAAACTAGGGGAAAATATTATTGATCTGGAAAAATTAGCGCACCATCGTGGGTCGGCTTTTGGTGGTATTGGCCAGCCAAGCCAGCCATCTGTGGAACAATTTGAAAACGAATTGGGCCTAAATTTACTTCGGTTCCAAACAGCTAATCGTATCTGGCTGGAAGATGAAAACAGTGTGGTTGGACGCCTTAATTTGCCGGTATCGCTTTATAACCAAATGCAGCAAGCGCCTCTTATTAAGCTGGAAATACCTAAAATGGCCCGCATTCAAAAACTTGCTGCTGATTATCGTTCTGCCGATAAAGAATTATTGCAGCAAGCCATCGAACGTATTAAAAAACGTTTGGGAGGTTTAGCCTACAAAGAAGCTTTAACGGCTATTGATACCGGCGACATGGAAAAAATGGTGGAAATAGCATTGGTCTATTACGACAAAGCCTATTCTTACCAACTTGACCTTAAACCAGCCGACAAAATTACAACCGTTGCCTTACCAAAATTTGATCCTCCCGCCAATGCAAGAGAGATTTTGGAGGTAGTTCAAAAGCTTAAAATTCTAAAGTAA
- a CDS encoding pyridoxine 5'-phosphate synthase yields MTKLSVNINKIATLRNARGGNRPNLVQSALDCERFGAQGITVHPRPDERHIRYQDVLDLKEVVTTEFNIEGNPTLGFLELVKKVKPEQVTLVPDAPDAITSNAGWDTIQHQSYLQEVISDLKSIGTRVSIFVDPIVEMVEGAAKTGTDRIELYTEAYASHYHQNREQAIAPYVKAAERAVALGLGINAGHDLDLDNLKYLKQNLPGLLEVSIGHALICDALYFGLENTIQLYLRQLS; encoded by the coding sequence ATGACTAAATTAAGCGTAAATATAAATAAAATTGCCACCCTTCGGAATGCTCGTGGGGGGAACAGGCCTAACCTAGTACAAAGCGCTTTAGACTGCGAACGTTTTGGTGCGCAAGGCATTACGGTACACCCCCGCCCCGATGAGCGCCATATCCGTTACCAAGATGTATTAGATTTAAAAGAAGTAGTAACCACAGAGTTTAATATTGAAGGTAATCCTACACTTGGTTTTCTGGAATTAGTAAAAAAAGTAAAACCCGAACAAGTTACCTTAGTTCCCGATGCCCCCGATGCCATTACCTCTAATGCTGGCTGGGATACCATTCAGCACCAAAGCTATTTACAGGAAGTTATATCCGATTTAAAAAGTATAGGTACCCGGGTTTCGATTTTTGTAGATCCCATAGTAGAAATGGTAGAAGGTGCAGCTAAAACAGGAACTGACCGCATTGAACTATACACCGAAGCTTACGCCAGTCATTATCACCAAAACCGGGAACAAGCTATTGCTCCTTATGTAAAAGCAGCCGAACGGGCTGTTGCGTTAGGATTGGGAATTAATGCAGGCCATGATTTAGATTTAGATAATTTAAAGTACCTGAAACAAAATCTTCCGGGTTTGCTAGAGGTATCTATTGGTCATGCGCTTATTTGCGATGCCTTGTATTTTGGATTGGAGAATACCATACAACTTTATTTACGTCAGCTTTCTTAA
- a CDS encoding GatB/YqeY domain-containing protein, with protein MSLKEKIEGDIKKAMLAKDKVRLEALRSIKSQILLAETEKGASENLSTDAELKLLTKAAKQRRESAEIFAKQNRSDLEQVELAQLAVIEQYLPAQLDEGDLRARLVEIIQRVGATGPSDLGKVMGVAARELSGQADGKAISAAVSQLLNNTNA; from the coding sequence ATGAGTTTAAAAGAAAAGATTGAAGGCGATATCAAGAAAGCCATGTTGGCTAAAGATAAAGTGCGGTTAGAAGCCTTACGCAGCATAAAATCGCAGATATTGTTAGCAGAAACAGAAAAAGGCGCTTCCGAAAATTTATCTACCGATGCTGAATTGAAGTTATTGACCAAAGCGGCAAAACAACGTCGCGAATCGGCTGAAATATTTGCAAAGCAAAACCGGTCGGATTTAGAGCAGGTAGAATTAGCACAGTTAGCTGTAATTGAACAGTATTTACCCGCTCAACTCGACGAAGGTGATTTGCGGGCGCGGTTAGTAGAGATTATTCAGCGCGTAGGGGCTACCGGACCTTCGGACTTGGGTAAAGTAATGGGAGTAGCAGCACGGGAACTTAGTGGTCAAGCCGATGGTAAAGCCATTTCAGCGGCGGTAAGTCAGTTATTAAATAATACCAACGCTTAA
- a CDS encoding CvpA family protein — MSAFDLFLLAPIAYGAFSGFRKGLLLEVISLVAWFIGLIFGLQFLNATIPVMREFIGEAYGLLPFITFLVVFILIILAVRLAGIIAKKIVHLTPLGMFDNLAGGVLGGLKWCFGVSLFLYVLNLADIKIAEEAIKKSEVYPFVVKSTPYALEVLGFFLPYVKYLLSTLKGLF, encoded by the coding sequence TTGTCTGCTTTTGATTTGTTTTTGCTGGCACCTATTGCCTATGGTGCTTTTAGTGGGTTCCGGAAAGGATTGCTGCTCGAAGTTATTTCGTTAGTAGCCTGGTTTATTGGGCTAATCTTCGGGCTGCAATTTTTAAATGCCACTATTCCGGTAATGCGAGAATTTATTGGCGAAGCGTACGGCTTGTTACCATTTATTACTTTTTTAGTTGTTTTTATTCTGATTATTCTGGCAGTGCGACTAGCGGGGATAATAGCTAAAAAAATAGTTCATCTTACCCCACTGGGTATGTTCGATAACTTAGCGGGTGGCGTTTTAGGCGGACTAAAATGGTGCTTTGGGGTAAGTTTGTTTTTATACGTTTTAAATCTGGCAGATATAAAAATTGCAGAGGAGGCTATAAAGAAGTCGGAGGTTTACCCATTTGTTGTAAAATCTACCCCATATGCCCTGGAGGTGCTGGGTTTTTTTCTGCCTTATGTTAAATATTTATTGAGCACTTTAAAAGGCTTATTTTAA
- a CDS encoding anthranilate synthase component II, whose protein sequence is MLDSFDSFTYNLLDYFGQLGVSAQVIRNDVPLADIQQLNFNAIVLSPGPGKPREAGVLMQVIEHYHAKLPMLGICLGHQALGEFFGATLVKGSKPMHGKVSEITCVPDSIFEGLPQTMPVVRYHSLVLQEPGPHMVPLAYTNKGELMAFRHKTLPLYALQFHPEAALTTYGLDILRNWVTIADIEIK, encoded by the coding sequence TTGTTGGATTCTTTTGATTCGTTTACGTATAATTTGCTGGATTATTTTGGGCAATTAGGTGTATCGGCGCAGGTAATCCGGAACGATGTACCTTTAGCCGATATTCAACAATTAAACTTTAATGCAATAGTTTTATCGCCGGGGCCGGGTAAGCCGCGTGAGGCGGGTGTTTTAATGCAGGTAATAGAACATTATCATGCTAAATTACCTATGTTAGGAATATGTCTGGGACACCAAGCTTTAGGCGAATTTTTCGGGGCTACTTTGGTAAAAGGCAGTAAACCCATGCACGGTAAAGTTTCGGAAATAACGTGTGTACCCGATTCAATTTTTGAAGGGTTGCCGCAAACTATGCCGGTAGTACGTTACCACTCGCTGGTATTACAAGAACCCGGGCCGCACATGGTGCCACTGGCTTACACAAATAAGGGCGAGCTGATGGCATTCCGGCACAAAACATTACCTTTATATGCACTGCAGTTTCACCCGGAGGCAGCTTTAACCACCTACGGTTTGGATATCCTGCGTAATTGGGTTACTATTGCGGATATTGAAATTAAATAA
- a CDS encoding alpha/beta fold hydrolase, translated as MDLEIKEEGDFKYIDEGKGEILLLLHGLFGALSNWSGVINAFSPHYRIIIPLMPIYEMPLREAGVPGLTAFIEKFVKLKQLDNFTLLGNSLGGHIALVYTLNNISRVKRLVLTGSSGLFEDSMGSTFPKRGNYGYIKERVEFTFYDPNTATQELVDEVFSITNSNSKVLRIIAMAKSAQRHNMTKDITRITVPTCLIWGLNDTITPPHVAHEFNRLIKNSELHFVDKCSHAPMMEQPEVFNNYLHNFLERNP; from the coding sequence ATGGATTTGGAAATCAAAGAAGAAGGAGATTTTAAGTACATCGACGAAGGCAAGGGCGAAATTTTACTGCTGTTGCATGGCTTATTTGGCGCATTAAGTAACTGGAGTGGCGTTATAAATGCTTTTTCGCCGCATTACCGGATCATTATTCCTTTAATGCCAATTTACGAGATGCCATTGCGCGAAGCCGGTGTGCCAGGCCTGACTGCTTTTATTGAGAAATTTGTGAAATTAAAACAACTTGATAACTTTACCTTACTAGGAAATTCCCTGGGCGGGCATATTGCTTTGGTGTATACCCTAAACAATATTTCGCGCGTAAAACGGTTAGTACTAACGGGTAGTTCGGGGTTGTTTGAAGATTCGATGGGAAGTACTTTCCCGAAGCGAGGGAATTACGGGTATATAAAAGAACGTGTAGAATTTACTTTTTACGACCCTAATACCGCTACTCAAGAATTAGTAGATGAGGTGTTCTCGATTACAAATAGTAATTCTAAAGTTCTCCGGATTATTGCTATGGCTAAATCGGCCCAGCGCCATAATATGACCAAAGATATAACCCGGATAACGGTTCCTACGTGTTTAATATGGGGCTTAAACGATACTATTACACCGCCGCATGTAGCACACGAGTTTAATCGACTGATAAAGAACTCGGAATTACATTTTGTAGATAAATGCTCGCATGCTCCTATGATGGAGCAGCCAGAAGTTTTTAATAATTACCTGCATAATTTTTTGGAAAGAAATCCTTAA